The following coding sequences lie in one Miscanthus floridulus cultivar M001 chromosome 9, ASM1932011v1, whole genome shotgun sequence genomic window:
- the LOC136484330 gene encoding disease resistance protein RGA5-like, producing METATGALSRVITRLGVLLTDEYYLPERMTEEIMFLQPLLESMEFALKKLSNTPTDQLNIQDKIWARDLSKLSDDIEDIIDTIMMMPGMLNESAELSLVRRLQAKMNIIFQFSTDRHMIATRIRDIKSRVSEVRKRCPRYDVNLGVDKPTKPTVDPRLFSQYTMIKDLVGIDETRDELIKILMGENGMPSQQGKIVSIVGFGGMGKTTLANAVYEKISAQFDCYAFVSVSQTPDLNKLFKDILYQLDRNKYDDSINETFVYEQQLINELREFLQHKRYFLVIDDIWDISVWQTIRRALPDNDIGYIIITTTRNFGVAEEVGGAYKLKPLSLSNSQKLLYRRIFGNENKDNIEDIDKCLNKELAEVSKRILQKCGGVPLAIVTTASLLASKARNEIDWYDVYNSIGTGLSDSTDVVNMRKILSLSYYEMPSHLRTCLLYLSVFPEDYKIEKDRLIWMWIAEGFIQCENQGKSLFAIGDSYFNELMNRSMIQPIYERYTGLIYACHVHDMVHDLICFLSSEENLVTILNGVWYTSPSKLFGRLSLQYGKEDNSKPLRIASLEHVRSAVVFPSAFCVMPVLRRFRVLRVLNLQDCDLSRGYSLEYLGDLFHLRYLGLCATHIAQLPQQIGNLKFLQTLDVRGNNMFSLPSTVVQLKNLMCLYIDEFTRVPNGIGSLTNLEVLSTLDITVSIDIIEELGQLMKLRVLHILLFIGWSGRLVECLSKLQNIEYLYIKIFGDNQWDFGGLDAWVAPRHLCRLDIEWPCWFSTLPARMNQSYLLDLVYLSIAVRDFGQVNLETLGRLPALRLLKLSVDPKNLGTLGGFIIGAGLFPCLVLFQFGGSIGPIVFQQGAMPRLEILNFEFCVQAARQITCNGDGPELGLGNLPSLQDVKIYLRSRGASKEEVRELEAALRHAAEIHPNLPKHQICG from the exons ATGGAGACCGCAACGGGGGCACTATCGAGGGTCATCACCAGGCTTGGTGTTCTTCTCACCGACGAGTACTATCTGCCAGAGAGGATGACAGAGGAGATTATGTTTCTTCAACCTTTGCTCGAGAGCATGGAGTTTGCCCTCAAGAAGCTCTCCAATACACCGACAGACCAGCTTAACATCCAGGACAAGATCTGGGCCAGAGATTTGAGCAAGCTGTCTGATGACATAGAGGACATTATTGACACAATCATGATGATGCCAGGCATGCTCAACGAGTCAGCAGAGTTGAGTCTTGTGAGGAGATTACAAGCCAAAATGAATATTATATTCCAATTTTCTACGGACAGACATATGATTGCTACTCGGATCAGAGACATCAAGAGCCGTGTCTCAGAGGTGCGCAAGAGGTGTCCCAGGTACGATGTTAACCTTGGTGTTGATAAACCTACCAAACCTACTGTGGACCCACGTTTATTTTCTCAGTACACAATGATTAAAGACCTCGTTGGCATTGATGAAACTAGAGATGAGTTAATCAAGATTTTGATGGGAGAGAACGGAATGCCCTCACAGCAAGGCAAGATAGTCTCCATTGTTGGATTTGGTGGGATGGGCAAGACAACTCTTGCTAATGCAGTGTATGAGAAGATTAGTGCACAATTCGATTGCTATGCTTTTGTATCAGTGTCTCAAACTCCTGACTTGAATAAACTATTCAAGGACATCCTGTATCAACTTGATAGGAATAAATACGATGACAGCATCAATGAAACTTTTGTTTACGAGCAGCAGCTCATCAATGAACTCAGAGAATTCCTTCAACATAAAAG GTATTTTCTTGTTATTGATGACATATGGGATATCTCAGTCTGGCAAACTATTAGACGTGCCTTGCCTGATAATGATATTGGATACATAATTATCACAACAACGCGTAATTTTGGTGTTGCGGAAGAAGTTGGTGGTGCTTACAAGTTGAAACCCCTTTCCCTGAGTAACTCCCAAAAGTTGTTGTACAGAAGAATATTTGGTAACGAAAACAAGGACAACATTGAAGACATAGACAAATGTCTGAATAAGGAGCTGGCTGAAGTATCCAAGAGAATACTACAGAAATGTGGTGGTGTTCCCTTGGCTATTGTTACAACAGCTAGTCTTCTAGCATCTAAAGCAAGGAATGAGATTGATTGGTATGATGTGTACAACTCTATTGGCACTGGTCTTAGCGATAGTACTGATGTGGTTAATATGAGAAAGATATTATCACTTAGCTATTATGAAATGCCCTCCCATCTGAGAACTTGCTTATTATATTTAAGCGTGTTTCCGGAAGATTATAAAATTGAAAAAGATCGTTTGATATGGATGTGGATAGCCGAAGGCTTTATTCAATGTGAAAACCAAGGTAAGAGTCTATTTGCAATTGGCGACAGTTACTTCAATGAACTCATGAACAGAAGTATGATCCAACCTATATATGAGAGGTACACTGGCTTGATATATGCTTGTCATGTACATGATATGGTGCACGATCTTATTTGCTTCTTGTCAAGTGAAGAAAATTTAGTTACTATATTAAATGGTGTGTGGTACACATCTCCATCAAAGTTGTTTGGGAGGTTGTCTCTTCAATATGGTAAAGAAGATAACTCTAAGCCTCTACGTATTGCAAGCTTGGAACATGTAAGGTCAGCTGTTGTCTTTCCATCAGCATTTTGTGTAATGCCAGTCCTTCGAAGATTCCGAGTTTTACGAGTCCTGAATTTACAAGATTGCGATCTTTCACGAGGCTACAGCCTTGAGTACCTTGGGGATTTATTTCACTTGAGGTACCTAGGACTATGTGCCACACACATTGCTCAGCTTCCTCAACAAATAGGAAACCTAAAATTTCTACAGACTTTGGATGTGAGGGGCAACAATATGTTTAGCTTGCCATCAACTGTTGTTCAGCTCAAAAATTTGATGTGCCTGTACATTGATGAGTTTACAAGAGTGCCAAATGGGATTGGGAGCCTAACAAACCTTGAAGTGCTGTCAACTTTAGACATTACCGTCTCCATTGACATTATAGAAGAGTTGGGCCAGCTAATGAAACTGAGAGTGCTTCATATTTTGCTGTTCATTGGTTGGAGTGGGAGGCTGGTGGAGTGCCTATCCAAGCTGCAAAATATCGAATATCTATACATCAAGATATTTGGAGATAATCAATGGGACTTTGGTGGATTGGATGCCTGGGTTGCCCCTCGACATCTCTGTAGATTGGATATAGAATGGCCATGCTGGTTCTCAACACTGCCAGCAAGGATGAATCAGTCTTATCTACTGGACCTTGTATACCTATCCATTGCTGTCAGGGATTTCGGGCAGGTCAATCTCGAAACCCTTGGGAGGTTGCCAGCTCTCCGTCTGCTAAAACTGTCGGTGGATCCAAAAAATCTTGGAACCCTTGGGGGATTCATCATTGGTGCTGGATTATTCCCATGCCTTGTATTGTTCCAGTTCGGAGGATCTATAGGGCCTATAGTGTTTCAGCAAGGAGCTATGCCAAGGCTAGAAATTCTTAACTTTGAGTTCTGTGTACAGGCGGCTAGACAAATCACCTGCAATGGTGATGGTCCTGAGTTGGGTCTGGGAAACCTGCCATCACTCCAGGATGTCAAAATTTATTTGCGTTCTAGAGGCGCTAGCAAGGAAGAGGTAAGGGAATTGGAGGCTGCGCTGAGGCATGCAGCTGAAATCCATCCCAATCTTCCCAAGCATCAGATATGCGGATGA